A part of Mycteria americana isolate JAX WOST 10 ecotype Jacksonville Zoo and Gardens chromosome 28, USCA_MyAme_1.0, whole genome shotgun sequence genomic DNA contains:
- the MAN2B1 gene encoding lysosomal alpha-mannosidase, producing the protein MTAPASGMAVPGAAALLLLLLGAAAAAGCGYQSCPPTRPDLLNVHLVPHTHDDVGWLKTVEQYFYGVRNEVQHAGVQYILDSVVAQLVANPSRRFIYVEVAFLARWWRQQDEATRRTVRQLVEQGRLEFVGGGWCMSDEAAAHYGPAIEQLALGRRFLRREFGACGTPRVAWQIDPFGHSRQLAAIFAQMGYDGLFVGRVDHQDKATREELREMELLWRASGSLPPPAADLFTGILPNVYNPPSGFCWDQLCSDPPVVDEDSEENNVDGIVSTFLQIAASQAERYRTNHIIMTMGSDFHYENANLWFKNMDKLIAHVNARQANGSRVHVLYSTPSCYLWELHRANLSWSLKTDDFFPYADGPHQFWTGYFTSRPAFKRYERLSNNFLQICSQLEALAGLAAREGPYGPGNSSVLREAVAVAQHHDAVTGTEKQHVADDYARQLAAGWESCQLLVANALASLSGSKENFVFCNALNVSVCPLTEAAGRFTVILYNPLGRRVSWPIRLPVNGASYAVTDPQGQPVPSEVVPVSNFTRRLRRDSGSATWELLFQASAPPLGFSTFTVSRLNRGDPRAHPARTPVLSQPREIQNEHIRVLFDPVTGHLKEIQNLDKSISLPVFQSFYWYNASVGNDQSTQASGAYIFRPNSSEPIPVSGSKRVSTHVVKNTLVQEVHQNFSSWCSQVVRLHAGRPYVELEWTVGPIPVADGWGKEIISRFETTLQTDARFYTDSNGRQILERRRDYRPTWNLSQTEPVAGNYYPVNSRIFIKDKKFQLTVLTDRSQGGSSIFDGSLELMVHRRLLYDDNRGVGEPLVELGADKQGLVVRGRHLVLLDTVESSADQHRLLAQELFMAPYAVLAPGGGPSYRRGQPGLRQFSALRQELPHNVHLLTLAPGDAGTLLLRLEHQFERGESANGSQPVTIDLLNLFSAFTVTSVQEMSLGADLPLDAISRLVWTPATGPAQPRPVPKLDPSRVTLQPMEIRTFLATVQYKVPGAGPGGP; encoded by the exons ATGACCGCGCCCGCGAGCGGCATGgcggtgcccggggcggcggctctgctcctcctcctcctcggggctgcggcggccgcgggcTGCGGGTACCAG TCGTGTCCGCCCACGCGCCCCGACCTCCTCAACGTGCACCTGGTGCCCCACACGCACGATGACGTGGGCTGGCTCAAGACGGTGGAGCAGTACTTCTACGGAG TGCGTAACGAGGTGCAGCACGCGGGGGTGCAGTACATCCTGGACTCGGTGGTGGCCCAGCTGGTGGCCAACCCCTCCCGCCGCTTCATCTACGTCGAGGTGGCCTTCCTGGCCCGCTGGTGGCGGCAGCAGGACGAGGCCACGCGCCGCACCGTGCGCCAGCTCGTCGAgcagg ggcGCCTGGAGTTCGTGGGGGGGGGCTGGTGCATGAGCGACGAGGCAGCAGCCCACTACGGCCCCGCCATCGAGCAGCTGGCGCTCGGCCGCCGCTTCCTGCGCCGGGAGTTCGGGGCCTGCGGCACCCCCCGCGTGGCCTGGCAGATCGACCCCTTCGGGCACTCCCGCCAGCTGGCCGCCATCTTCGCCcag aTGGGCTACGACGGGCTGTTCGTGGGGCGCGTGGACCACCAGGACAAGGCGACGCGGGAGGAGCTGCGGGAGATGGAGCTGCTCTGGCGGGCGAGCGGCAgcctgccgccccccgccgccgacCTCTTCACCG GCATCCTCCCCAACGTCTACAACCCGCCGTCGGGGTTCTGCTGGGACCAGCTCTGCTCCGACCCCCCCGTGGTGGACGAGGACAGCGAGGAGAACAACGTGGACGGCATCGTCTCCACCTTCCTGCAGATCGCTGCCAGCCAG gccGAGCGCTACCGCACCAACCACATCATCATGACGATGGGCTCCGACTTCCACTACGAGAACGCCAACCTGTGGTTCAAGAACATGGACAAGCTCATCGCCCACGTCAACGCTCGG CAAGCCAACGGCAGCCGCGTCCACGTCCTCTACTCCACGCCATCCTGCTACCTCTGGGAGCTGCACCGGGCCAACCTCTCCTG GTCCCTGAAGACGGATGACTTCTTCCCTTACGCAGATGGCCCCCACCAGTTCTGGACGGGCTATTTCACCAGCCGACCCGCCTTCAAGCGCTACGAGCGTCTCAGCAACAACTTTCTCCAG ATCTGCAGCCAGCTGGAGGCTTTGGCAGGGCTGGCGGCGCGGGAGGGTCCCTACGGGCCTGGGAACAGCTCCGTGCTCC GCGAAGCCGTGGCTGTGGCCCAGCACCACGACGCCGTGACCGGCACTGAGAAGCAGCACGTGGCCGACGACTATGCCAGGCAGCTGGCAGCGGGGTGGGAAAGCTGCCAG CTCCTGGTCGCCAACGCCCTGGCCAGCCTCAGCGGCAGCAAGGAGAACTTCGTCTTCTGCAACGCCCTCAATGTCAGCGTCTGTCCCCTGACGGAGGCGGCCGGCCGC TTCACCGTCATCCTCTACAACCCCCTGGGCCGCCGTGTGTCCTGGCCCATCCGGCTGCCGGTCAATGGGGCGTCCTATGCGGTGACAGACCCCCAGGGCCAGCCTGTACCCAGCGAG GTCGTCCCGGTCTCCAACTTCACCCGCCGGCTGCGGAGGGACAGCGGCAGCGCCACGTGGGAGCTCCTCTTCCAGGCCTCCGCACCCCCCCTGGGTTTCAGCACCTTCACGGTCTCCCGGCTGAACCGCGGGGACCCCCGTGCACACCCCGCCCGGACCCCGGTGTTGTCGCAGCCTCGGGAGATCCAGAATGAG CACATTCGGGTGCTCTTCGACCCCGTCACCGGGCACCTGAAGGAGATCCAGAACCTGGACAAGAGCATCTCGCTGCCTGTCTTCCAGAGCTTCTACTG GTACAATGCCAGCGTCGGCAACGACCAGAGCACCCAGGCCTCTGGTGCCTACATCTTCCGCCCCAACAGCTCCGAGCCCATCCCTGTCTCTGGCTCCAAGCGGGTCTCCACACACGTGGTGAAG AACACGCTGGTGCAGGAGGTCCACCAGAACTTCTCCTCGTGGTGCTCCCAGGTGGTGCGGCTCCATGCAGGGCGGCCCTACGTGGAGCTGGAGTGGACCGTGGGGCCCATCCCCGTGGC GGACGGCTGGGGCAAGGAGATCATCAGCCGCTTTGAGACGACGCTGCAGACGGACGCTCGCTTCTACACCGACTCCAATGGGCGGCAGATCCTGGAGCGCAG GCGTGACTACCGTCCCACGTGGAACCTGAGCCAGACGGAGCCTGTGGCAGGGAATTACTACCCCGTTAACAGCCGCATCTTCATCAAG GACAAGAAGTTCCAGCTGACGGTGTTGACGGATCGCTCGCAGGGCGGCAGCAGCATCTTCGACGGCTCCCTGGAGCTCATG GTCCATCGGCGGCTCCTGTACGACGACAACCGGGGTGTGGGGGAGCCGCTGGTCGAGCTGGGAGCCGACAAGCAGGGGCTGGTGGTCCGCGGCCGCCACCTCGTCCTCCTCGACACGGTGGAGTCGTCAGCCGACCAGCACCGGCTCCTGGCGCAGGAGCTGTTCATGGCACCCTACGCGGTGCTGGCGCCCGGCGGGGGCCCGTCCTACCGCCGTGGTCAGCCCGGCCTGCGGCAg TTCTCGGCGCTGCGGCAGGAGCTGCCCCACAACGTCCACCTCCTGACGCTGGCACCCGGGGACGCCGGCACCCTCCTGCTGCGGCTGGAGCACCAGTTTGAGAGGGGGGAGAGCGCCAACGGCTCCCAGCCCGTCACCATCGACCTCCTG aACCTCTTCTCGGCTTTCACTGTCACCTCCGTGCAGGAGATGAGCCTGGGAGCTGACCTGCCACTCGATGCCATCTCCCGCCTGGTCTGGACCCCGGCTACAG gtccggcccagccccggccagTCCCCAAACTGGACCCGAGccgggtcacgctgcagcccatggagatcaGGACCTTCCTGGCCACAGTGCAGTACAAGGTGCCTGGAGCTGGCCCGGGGGGGCCGTGA
- the WDR83OS gene encoding PAT complex subunit Asterix isoform X1, translating into MADPRRPARVARYKPPATETNPALEDPTPDYMNLLGMVFSMCGLMLKLRGHQADDEQLHALHLSRGDVLPAEPPAHVPALVTAGVVPQGGRSPWGRQWVVSGPGQ; encoded by the exons ATGGCGGACCCGCGGCGACCGGCGCGGGTGGCCAG GTACAAGCCGCCGGCCACCGAGACCAACCCGGCGCTGGAGGACCCCACGCCCGACTACATGAACCTGCTGGGGATGGTCTTCAGCATGTGCGGGCTCATGCTCAAG CTCCGAGGACACCAAGCAGATGATGAGCAGCTTCAT GCTCTCCATCTCAGCCGTGGTGATGTCCTACCTGCAGAACCCCCAGCCCATGTCCCCGCCCTGGTGACGGCCGGTGTCGTTCCCCAGGGAGGGCGCTCACCGTGGGGGAGGCAATGGGTTGTGTCGGGGCCGGGACAATAA
- the WDR83OS gene encoding PAT complex subunit Asterix isoform X2, with protein MADPRRPARVARYKPPATETNPALEDPTPDYMNLLGMVFSMCGLMLKLKWCAWIAVYCSFISFANSRSSEDTKQMMSSFMLSISAVVMSYLQNPQPMSPPW; from the exons ATGGCGGACCCGCGGCGACCGGCGCGGGTGGCCAG GTACAAGCCGCCGGCCACCGAGACCAACCCGGCGCTGGAGGACCCCACGCCCGACTACATGAACCTGCTGGGGATGGTCTTCAGCATGTGCGGGCTCATGCTCAAG CTGAAGTGGTGCGCCTGGATCGCCGTCTACTGCTCCTTCATCAGCTTTGCCAACTCCCGCAGCTCCGAGGACACCAAGCAGATGATGAGCAGCTTCAT GCTCTCCATCTCAGCCGTGGTGATGTCCTACCTGCAGAACCCCCAGCCCATGTCCCCGCCCTGGTGA
- the WDR83 gene encoding WD repeat domain-containing protein 83 isoform X1, which translates to MAFPRPRPARPELPRRRVRTLECGQGAVRAVRFNVDGNYCLTCGSDKTLKLWNPHKGTALRTYQGHGYEVLDATGSFDNSQLCSCGADKTVVLWDVATGQVVRKYRGHAGKVNCVQFNEEATIIVSGSIDSTVRCWDCRSRRPDPVQVLDEAKDGVSSVKVSDHEILSGSVDGRVRRYDLRAGQLYSDYVGTSASARTGSAPWPPASTPLCACWTRRRGSCWASTSPLPVALCPPGGAVGGAPASPRPPGTPPHRYTGHRSTAYRLDCVLSEQDTHVGSASEDGNVYFWDLVEGSLALSLAVGRGVVQSLSFHPTLPCLLTATEGHVQLWREDTFQPEGDAAT; encoded by the exons ATGGCCTtcccgcggccgcggcccgcccgtCCCGAGCTGCCGCGGCGGCGGGTGCGGACGCTGGAGTGCGGGCAGGGCGCCGTGCGGGCCGTCCGCTTCAACG tggACGGGAACTACTGCCTGACCTGCGGCAGCGACAAGACCCTGAAGCTCTGGAACCCGCACAAGGGCACGGCGCTGCGCACCTACCAGGGGCACGGCTACGAGGTGCTGGATGCCACCGG ctccttcgacaacagccagctctgctcctgcggCGCCGACAAGACCGTGGTGCTGTGGGACGTGGCCACCGGGCAAGTGGTCCGCAAGTACCGGGGACACGCGGGG AAGGTGAACTGCGTTCAGTTCAACGAGGAGGCCACCATCATCGTGTCCG GCTCCATCGACTCCACCGTCCGGTGCTGGGActgccgctcccgccgccccgacCCCGTCCAGGTCCTGGATGAGGCCAAGGACGGCGTCTCCAGCGTGAAGGTCTCCGACCACGAGATCCTCTCGGG CTCCGTGGACGGTCGCGTCCGGCGCTACGACCTGCGTGCCGGCCAGCTCTACTCCGACTACGTAGGGA CGTCTGCTTCAGCAAGGACGGGCAGTGCGCCCTGGCCGCCAGCCTCGACTCCACTCTGCGCCTGCTGGACAAGGAGACGGGGGAGCTGCTGGGCGAGTACGAGCCCCCTCCCCGTGGCCCtgtgcccccccgggggggctgtAGGAGGGGCCCCCGCCTCACCCCGTCCCCCCGGGACTCCCCCCCACAGGTACACGGGCCACCGCAGCACGGCGTACCGGCTGGACTGCGTGCTGAGTGAGCAGGACACCCACGTGGGCAGCGCCTCCGAGGACGGCAACGTCTACTTCTGGGACCTGGTGGAG GGCTCGCTGGCGCTCAGCCTGGCCGTGGGCCGCGGCGTGGTGCAGTCCCTCTCCTtccaccccaccctgccctgcctgctcaccGCCACCGAGGGCCACGTCCAGCTCTGGCGCGAGGACACCTTCCAGCCCGAGGGGGACGCCGCCACGTGA
- the WDR83 gene encoding WD repeat domain-containing protein 83 isoform X2, with amino-acid sequence MAFPRPRPARPELPRRRVRTLECGQGAVRAVRFNVDGNYCLTCGSDKTLKLWNPHKGTALRTYQGHGYEVLDATGSFDNSQLCSCGADKTVVLWDVATGQVVRKYRGHAGKVNCVQFNEEATIIVSGSIDSTVRCWDCRSRRPDPVQVLDEAKDGVSSVKVSDHEILSGSVDGRVRRYDLRAGQLYSDYVGSPITSVCFSKDGQCALAASLDSTLRLLDKETGELLGEYTGHRSTAYRLDCVLSEQDTHVGSASEDGNVYFWDLVEGSLALSLAVGRGVVQSLSFHPTLPCLLTATEGHVQLWREDTFQPEGDAAT; translated from the exons ATGGCCTtcccgcggccgcggcccgcccgtCCCGAGCTGCCGCGGCGGCGGGTGCGGACGCTGGAGTGCGGGCAGGGCGCCGTGCGGGCCGTCCGCTTCAACG tggACGGGAACTACTGCCTGACCTGCGGCAGCGACAAGACCCTGAAGCTCTGGAACCCGCACAAGGGCACGGCGCTGCGCACCTACCAGGGGCACGGCTACGAGGTGCTGGATGCCACCGG ctccttcgacaacagccagctctgctcctgcggCGCCGACAAGACCGTGGTGCTGTGGGACGTGGCCACCGGGCAAGTGGTCCGCAAGTACCGGGGACACGCGGGG AAGGTGAACTGCGTTCAGTTCAACGAGGAGGCCACCATCATCGTGTCCG GCTCCATCGACTCCACCGTCCGGTGCTGGGActgccgctcccgccgccccgacCCCGTCCAGGTCCTGGATGAGGCCAAGGACGGCGTCTCCAGCGTGAAGGTCTCCGACCACGAGATCCTCTCGGG CTCCGTGGACGGTCGCGTCCGGCGCTACGACCTGCGTGCCGGCCAGCTCTACTCCGACTACGTAGGGA GCCCCATCACCAGCGTCTGCTTCAGCAAGGACGGGCAGTGCGCCCTGGCCGCCAGCCTCGACTCCACTCTGCGCCTGCTGGACAAGGAGACGGGGGAGCTGCTGGGCGA GTACACGGGCCACCGCAGCACGGCGTACCGGCTGGACTGCGTGCTGAGTGAGCAGGACACCCACGTGGGCAGCGCCTCCGAGGACGGCAACGTCTACTTCTGGGACCTGGTGGAG GGCTCGCTGGCGCTCAGCCTGGCCGTGGGCCGCGGCGTGGTGCAGTCCCTCTCCTtccaccccaccctgccctgcctgctcaccGCCACCGAGGGCCACGTCCAGCTCTGGCGCGAGGACACCTTCCAGCCCGAGGGGGACGCCGCCACGTGA